TCGTGGCATGGACAAGAACAAGGTTCGCACCTTCGCTGATGGACGCGTGTTCAGTGGTGCGCAGGCCAAGGATCTGGGCCTTGTGGATGAGCTGGGGGACGAGGAGCAGGCTCGATTGGTTGCAGCCCGTCTAGCTGAACTTGATGAGGAGCGCTGCCGGCCTGTGACCCTCGGCAAACCTCGCAAGCGCCTTCTGCAGAGCCTGCCTGGATCCAGCCTTCTGCTGCGACTCGATCAGTTGCTAACCACTGAACTTGAGCTGAGCGGCCAGCCCCTCTGGATGCACAGACCATGACAGCCCCTCGGCTGCTGCGAGGCCTGCGCGGTGCCACCACCTGCGCTGACAACAACGCCCATGCCATCCATGAGGCTGTCGCTGAACTGGTGGACGCACTGATGGACCAGAACGCCCTGGATCCAGATCAGCTGGTCTCGGTGACGTTCTCCGTGACCGCCGATCTGGACGCCAGCTTTCCCGCAGCGGTGGCGCGCCACCGCACAGGCTGGGAAGAAGTGGCCCTTCTGGATGTCCAGCAGATGGCCGTCCAGGGAGATCTTGCCCGTTGCATCCGTCTGCTGGCCCACGCCTGGCTTCCATGCGATCGGCCACTTCACCATCCCTACCTGAGGGGAGCATCACGGCTGCGCCCGGACCGATCTGGTCACAACTGACAGATCAGTGGCCGACCCCCGAAGCACCTGCGTTCGTGAGATTCTCACGACAATCCACTCACGACTTACGGCGTCCGCGCCGACTGCTCCCGAATCACGATGAAAAGACGTTGTTCTCTCACTCCCCTTCGCAGAGCAGGACTTGCAGCTCTGATTGGTTGCGGAGTCATCGGTGGAGCGGCGGTGCCACCCCTATCAACACCCCCCGCTTTTGCACAGAACACACCTTCTCTGCTGGAATTCCGGTGGGATTCAGGAACTGGATATCGGAAGCTGTACTTCGTTCAGACCAGCCAACGCCGGCGTGAGCGCTCAGAATATTTCTTCATGCTGCGCAAGAAGGATCGCAAGACCGCGATCCTCAAACTGAGCATCACGGTGCCCAGCTATTTCAACGCGCGCATCCGCCCACAGAATCTCTCACTCTGCAAGATGTCGATGGGCGGGATGCTCTCAAGAAGCAAGTGCAAGGAAGTGCTGCCGGCGGTATTTGAAGTGAATGAAAAACAGACAGCCATCGAGGTTTTCCCTGACACTCCGATTCCAACTGGTGGTACCTATGCCGTGGTCATGAACGTCTTCAATCCGAGCCAGGGGGGAATGTTCCAATTCAATGCCCTGGCGCAGGCACCGGGAGACGTTCCCGTATCCGGCTACCTCGGCAGCTGGCTTGTGGATATCGACTGACCCCTGCTGATAAACTCGCTCCTTGACAAAAGGCCGGGTGCCGGAAAAATTCCATGACGAAACGAACTCTCGGAGGCACAAGTCGCAAGCGCAGGCGCGTATCCGGTTTCAGAGTGCGCATGCGCACTCACACCGGACGTCGTGTGATCCGCAGCCGCCGCAAGCGCGGACGTTCACGCCTTTCTGTCTGATTCTTTCGGATTGCCGCGATGGTCCTGCCGGCATCCATGCGTCTGCGCGGCCATCGCTGTTTTGATCATCTGCATCGGAAAGGCAAGCGCTTCCACGGCAACCTGATGGTGCTGAGAAAGGTCTCAGCCCACCACTCCCTGCTTAAACGCCGAGCAACCACGGCTACATCACATCTTCCACGCGGGACTCCAACCTGTCGAGTGGCAGTGGTGATCAGCAGCAAAGTCAGCAAGCGCGCCGTGATCAGGAATCGATTGCGAAGGCGCCTGCACGACCATCTGCGCATAAGGTTCGAACATGCTCCGGAACACGCCAGCGTCTGGATTTTGGTCAGTTTGAAACCCGGAGCAGCCACCGAGGATCACGACTTGCTGGAAGAATGCGACAGATTGCTTGAACAGGCGGGCCTGAAGCCATGACCAGCTCCATCAAGGAAGACACCTTTTACGAGGGAGGTCCTGCGAAAGGGGACCTCATCTTCAACATCCTTCTGGGCTTCACCCTGATTGCCCTGCCATTCACCGTAGGGGCCATCGTGCGAGCTCTTTGGCTGCGCTTTCGCGTCACCAGTCGGCGAGTGTCCGTGAGCGGCGGCTGGATGGGTAAGGACCGCAGCCAGGTGGTCTACAGCCAGATCCGTGAGGTGCGCTGTGTTCCCCGTGGCTTCGGCGCGTGGGGTGACATGGTTCTCGTGCTGACGGATGGATCACGGCTCGAGCTCCGTTCGATGCCACGCTTCCGTGAGGTTGAGACCTACATCCAGGAAAGGATCACCAGCAGACCAGAATCCAACGGATCGAGCAGTGACAGCATTCCAAGCAAAGGATTCGCTGCCTGAGCCTGCGCACCAACGCGACGGCCTCGACGCTGTTGCACACTGGCATCACCCTTCACCGCCCATCGGAACGCCATCGTGATCGGTTACATCTCCGACAATCTGCTGCTGCCGATCCTGGATTTCTTCTATGGATTGGTGCCCAGCTACGGGCTCGCGATCGTGGCTCTCACGGTGGTGATCCGCCTTGCTCTGTTCCCGCTGAGCGCGGGATCGATCCGCAGCGCACGGCGCATGCGGATCGCCCAGCCTGTGATGCAGAAGCGGCAGGCTGAGATCAAGTCCCGCTTCGCCAGCAACCCTCAGAAACAGCAGGAGGAGATGGGCAAATTGATGAAGGAGTTCGGCAGCCCGCTGGCCGGATGCCTGCCCCTGCTGGTGCAGATGCCGATTCTGTTCGCGTTGTTCGCCACGCTGCGTGGATCACCGTTCGCAGACGTTCCTTACACCCTCAATCTGAAAGTGCTGCCCGCAGAGCAGATCGCTGCGGTTGAGCCCAAACCATTTACCAGTGCGAGCCACTCGATCTTTGTCACTGAAACCGATCACTTCCCCGTGATCGCCAGCCTGCCCGGCGGAACCAAGATCGGCACCGGCGACAGCGTTCAGATCCAGCTTCAGGCCAAAAGTGGCGAGGCTTTCGGGGAGATACTTGACGGTGTTGAGAACGGCAAGTCCTTCCTGCCTGCCTGGACGGTGACCAAAGGGGAGTCGATTGTCTCCGTCTCTGAAGCCGGAGAGATCACAGCGCTGTCTCCTGGTGATGCGACCGTTGAGGGCAAGATCCCCGGTCTGGCAGCCCGCAGTGGTTTCCTGTTCATCAAAGCTCTTGGTCAGGTCGGTTTCTACACCGACGGTGCCGTCAACTGGGACATCGCCATCCTTGTGGGCTCCTTTGGCCTGAGCCTGTTCATCTCCCAGCTGCTGTCGGGGATGGGTATGCCAGCGAATCCTCAGCAGTCAACAGCCAACAAGATCACGCCTGTGTTGATCACAGGAATGTTCCTGTTCTTCCCCCTGCCGGCCGGCGTCCTGCTGTACATGGTGATCGCCAACATCTTCCAGGCGTTGCAGACCTTCTTGCTGACCCGTGAAGCTTTGCCTGACAATCTGCAGGCCATCGTGGACGAACAGCTCAAGCAGCAACCCGCGGCAGCCACAGCCGGTGGAGTTTCAGGAAGCCGATTGCCTTTCGAGCCAAAGGGCGGCAACAAATGATTCCCGGCCTTGAGCCGGTACCGCTCAGGGAGCTACAAGCTCTGGGAACCTCCAGGGTCTGGTCAGTGGATGGTCAACTTGATGAAATGCCCAGCCTCACTCCAGTGCGAGGAACTCTCAGGGCTGAACATCTCGGCAATCTTCTAGAGGTTGAAGGATCGGTTCAGACCATCGTCTGCCTTCGTTGCGACCGTTGCCTCGGACACTTCAACCAACAGCTCAGTGCTATCTCCAAGGAACTGATCTGGCTGGGCCAGGAGCCCAGCGATAGTCATCTCGCTGAAGCGGGTGTGGACCAAACTTCAGCCGATGGTCTGATGGAGTGCCTGAACCCAAGCGGGGATTTCGAACCAGAACGCTGGGTTTTTGAACAGCTGAGCCTGCAGATGTCGGTCGTCAATCGCTGCGGGGAGCACTGCCCCGGGATGCCGCAACAACCGTCGGATCTCTCTGCAATTAGCGGGGAGCAAAGTTCCACACCAGATCCTCGCTGGCAGGCCCTGAAGGATCTGCAGTCGTCGATGCAACGCAAAGGGACGAACCATGACTGATAACTGGATCGCACAACTGGACCTGTTGATCCGATCAGGCACACCGTTGATCTGGATCCGCAGCCATGAAGAGGAGCGCGTGGAAACGCTGCTGCGCCAGACATCGGAGCGCTTGCCCGACCGCACTCTCACCTGCTGGGATTTCGTCGGAGGCCTCAGCGGCGCCCTGGGCCAGGAACAACTGGGAGCTCGACAGCCGATGGCGGTGCTGCAGTGGCTGCAGGAGCGCTCCCCCTCCAGTCCAACCCTGCTGCTTCTCAAAGATGTGCACCGGTTCTGCGAGGACCCTGGAATCGCCCGCATGCTGCGGAACCTCGCCAGCCAGTTACGAACCACACCACACACCTTGATCGTGACCTGCGGGCAGTGGACGCCACCCGCCGACCTGGACGAGGCGCTCACGCTGATGGATCTCCCTTTGCCCCAGGAGCAGGAGTTACGAACACTGCTCGCCAACATCGCCAGAGCTAGCGGTCGAGCCCTGGAGGCTGATGTACTCGAGGAACTCACTCATGCCTGCTGCGGCCTGAGCGAGACGAGGGTGCGGCATGTGGCCGCCAAAGCTCTCGCACAACGTGGATCTCTCAGCCGCGAGGACTTGGTCGATGTGCTGGAGGAGAAACGGCTTTCACTAGCCCGCAGCGAAGTGCTGGAGTTCTGCCGAACGGATGCAACGCCTGGCGACATCGGTGGGCTGGAAACGCTCAAGCACTGGCTTGATCAACGTCACAGGGCCTTCAACGACGATGCACGCCGCTTCGGACTTCCTCTGCCCAGAGGAGTGCTGCTCGTGGGTCCTCAGGGCACCGGCAAGTCACTCACAGCCAGAGCAATCGCCCACAGCTGGTCAATGCCACTACTACGACTTGACGTTGGCCGCCTCTTTTCCGGCCTGGTCGGAGCCAGCGAAGCCAGGACCCGCGACATGATTCAACGGGCTGAAGCGATGGCGCCCTGCGTTCTCTGGATCGATGAGATCGACAAGGGATTCGGCAATGACAGCCGCAGTGATGGCGGCACCAGTCAGCGTGTTCTGGCCACCGTGCTCACCTGGATGGCCGAGAAACGATCGGCGGTGTTTGTGGTGGCCACCGCGAACGGCGTGGAGCGTCTACCGGCAGAACTGCTGCGCAAGGGACGTTTTGATGAAATCTTTCTGCTGGATCTGCCTTCGAGAGATGAGCGTCTGAGCATCCTCAGCCTTCACCTGCAGCGGCGCCGTCCTGGTCTCAATCTGCCGCTGTCAACCGTGGTCGATCGCACGGACGGTTATTCCGGCGCTGAATTGGAGCAAGTGGTGATTGAAGCGATGCACCTGGCCTTCGCCGAAATCCGTGAACTCACCGAAAGCGACATGATCCTGGCGGCATCGCAGCTTGTACCCCTGTCACGCACGGCAAGGGAGCAGATGGAAAGCCTCAAGCAATGGGCCAGTGCCGGGCGAGCGAGGCCTGCATCATTGCGAGCCGTAACGAACCCTGACACGGCGTAACGATCCGCCCCTTCAACCTGGGACGAACACAGCCAGGCTCCGTAAGTTCCAAGGACCGCCGAAAGTCTGGAATTGAACCGTTCCTCCGAAATCACCACTCAACTGGCAGCTGCCTGCCTTGGAGCCGGGGTGATCACCACGGTGGCCGTCTCTCAGGGCCAGAACCCTCTCACCGCCTTGGGAATCACGTTGTTCTCAGCCGTGGCGGCTGTGATGGTTGGGCAGGTTTTCTGAGTGCTGACAGAGCGCTGACAGCGGACGCCTAGGCTGCCGGCGCGATCATCCGAACCCCTGTGCTCGATCAGCGTCTGGTGCGAGAGAACCCCGAGCTGATTGCCACTCAGCTGGGACGCCGAGGCCTGAATGTGGATCTCAGCTCCCTTCAGCAGATCGCTCAGCATCAACGCGATCTCGAACAAGAACGCAGCACGCTTCAGGCGGAAGGCAACCGCATTGGCAAGGATGTAGGCCTCAAGATCAAAGGTGGAGCTGATCCGAAGGGTGCCGAAGTTGCTGAACTGCGTCAGCAGGGCAACGCCATCAAGCAGAAGGTGTCGGTTCTCGAGGAAAAGGAAAAACAGATTGCCTCAACGCTGAAGACTCAGCTGCTCACATTTCCCAACCTTCCCTCGGCTGACTGCCCAGACGGCAAGGATGAAAATGACAACGTTGAGGTGCGCAGCTGGGGCATCCCCCGCCAGCAGAAAGGCCTGGAGGAACACTGGGCGATTGCCGACCGTCTCGGCCTTCTGGACAGCGAGCGTTCCGTGCGCATTGCCCAGAGCCGATTCGTGACCCTATTTGGCCAGGGAGCGCGACTGGAGCGCGCTCTGATCAACTTCATGCTCGATCTGCATGGCGGCAAGGGCTACCGCGAGGTGCTGCCACCGGTGCTGGTGAACAGCGCCAGTCTCACCGGATCAGGGCAGCTGCCGAAGTTTGCCGAGGAAAGCTTCCGTTGCGCGGACGACGATCTCTGGCTGACGCCCACAGCGGAGGTGCCGGTGACATCCCTGCATCGCGACGAAATCATTCCGGGGGATCAACTGCCCTTGAAGTACGTGGCCTACAGCCCGTGCTTTCGAAGAGAAGCCGGCAGCTACGGCCGTGACACCCGGGGACTGATCCGTCTGCACCAGTTCAACAAGGTTGAGCTGTACTGGTTTGTTCACCCTGACCAGTCAGCCGAAGCTCATACGCAGATCACCGCGGATGCCGAGGCTGTGCTTCAGGCCCTGGAACTCCCTTACCGGGTGCTGGAACTCTGCACCGGTGATCTGGGATTTTCCGCATCGCGCACTTATGACCTCGAGGTCTGGCTCGCAGGCGCCGGTGCGTACCGGGAAATCTCCAGTTGCAGCGTCTGCGGTGATTTCCAGGCACGGCGTTCCTCGATTCGCACCAAGGAAGGAAAAGTGACCAGGCTGGTTCACACCCTGAATGGCAGTGGTCTGGCGATCGGCCGCACCATGGCCGCTCTGCTGGAAAACGGTCAGCAGTCCGACGGCAGTGTGCTGCTGCCTCAGGCACTGGTCCCTTACTTCGGTGGGGACAGAATCCAGCCAGAATGAGTGGATTGAAAGGTATCCATGAACGTTCTGGCCTCACTGCTGGCTCTGGGGCTGTTGATCGTCATTCATGAAGCGGGCCATTTCCTGGCCGCCC
Above is a window of Synechococcus sp. BIOS-E4-1 DNA encoding:
- the aroH gene encoding chorismate mutase, whose translation is MTAPRLLRGLRGATTCADNNAHAIHEAVAELVDALMDQNALDPDQLVSVTFSVTADLDASFPAAVARHRTGWEEVALLDVQQMAVQGDLARCIRLLAHAWLPCDRPLHHPYLRGASRLRPDRSGHN
- the yidC gene encoding membrane protein insertase YidC; protein product: MIGYISDNLLLPILDFFYGLVPSYGLAIVALTVVIRLALFPLSAGSIRSARRMRIAQPVMQKRQAEIKSRFASNPQKQQEEMGKLMKEFGSPLAGCLPLLVQMPILFALFATLRGSPFADVPYTLNLKVLPAEQIAAVEPKPFTSASHSIFVTETDHFPVIASLPGGTKIGTGDSVQIQLQAKSGEAFGEILDGVENGKSFLPAWTVTKGESIVSVSEAGEITALSPGDATVEGKIPGLAARSGFLFIKALGQVGFYTDGAVNWDIAILVGSFGLSLFISQLLSGMGMPANPQQSTANKITPVLITGMFLFFPLPAGVLLYMVIANIFQALQTFLLTREALPDNLQAIVDEQLKQQPAAATAGGVSGSRLPFEPKGGNK
- a CDS encoding PH domain-containing protein translates to MTSSIKEDTFYEGGPAKGDLIFNILLGFTLIALPFTVGAIVRALWLRFRVTSRRVSVSGGWMGKDRSQVVYSQIREVRCVPRGFGAWGDMVLVLTDGSRLELRSMPRFREVETYIQERITSRPESNGSSSDSIPSKGFAA
- a CDS encoding ribonuclease P protein component — encoded protein: MVLPASMRLRGHRCFDHLHRKGKRFHGNLMVLRKVSAHHSLLKRRATTATSHLPRGTPTCRVAVVISSKVSKRAVIRNRLRRRLHDHLRIRFEHAPEHASVWILVSLKPGAATEDHDLLEECDRLLEQAGLKP
- the serS gene encoding serine--tRNA ligase, giving the protein MLDQRLVRENPELIATQLGRRGLNVDLSSLQQIAQHQRDLEQERSTLQAEGNRIGKDVGLKIKGGADPKGAEVAELRQQGNAIKQKVSVLEEKEKQIASTLKTQLLTFPNLPSADCPDGKDENDNVEVRSWGIPRQQKGLEEHWAIADRLGLLDSERSVRIAQSRFVTLFGQGARLERALINFMLDLHGGKGYREVLPPVLVNSASLTGSGQLPKFAEESFRCADDDLWLTPTAEVPVTSLHRDEIIPGDQLPLKYVAYSPCFRREAGSYGRDTRGLIRLHQFNKVELYWFVHPDQSAEAHTQITADAEAVLQALELPYRVLELCTGDLGFSASRTYDLEVWLAGAGAYREISSCSVCGDFQARRSSIRTKEGKVTRLVHTLNGSGLAIGRTMAALLENGQQSDGSVLLPQALVPYFGGDRIQPE
- a CDS encoding AAA family ATPase, producing the protein MTDNWIAQLDLLIRSGTPLIWIRSHEEERVETLLRQTSERLPDRTLTCWDFVGGLSGALGQEQLGARQPMAVLQWLQERSPSSPTLLLLKDVHRFCEDPGIARMLRNLASQLRTTPHTLIVTCGQWTPPADLDEALTLMDLPLPQEQELRTLLANIARASGRALEADVLEELTHACCGLSETRVRHVAAKALAQRGSLSREDLVDVLEEKRLSLARSEVLEFCRTDATPGDIGGLETLKHWLDQRHRAFNDDARRFGLPLPRGVLLVGPQGTGKSLTARAIAHSWSMPLLRLDVGRLFSGLVGASEARTRDMIQRAEAMAPCVLWIDEIDKGFGNDSRSDGGTSQRVLATVLTWMAEKRSAVFVVATANGVERLPAELLRKGRFDEIFLLDLPSRDERLSILSLHLQRRRPGLNLPLSTVVDRTDGYSGAELEQVVIEAMHLAFAEIRELTESDMILAASQLVPLSRTAREQMESLKQWASAGRARPASLRAVTNPDTA
- a CDS encoding DUF177 domain-containing protein, which gives rise to MIPGLEPVPLRELQALGTSRVWSVDGQLDEMPSLTPVRGTLRAEHLGNLLEVEGSVQTIVCLRCDRCLGHFNQQLSAISKELIWLGQEPSDSHLAEAGVDQTSADGLMECLNPSGDFEPERWVFEQLSLQMSVVNRCGEHCPGMPQQPSDLSAISGEQSSTPDPRWQALKDLQSSMQRKGTNHD
- the rpmH gene encoding 50S ribosomal protein L34 encodes the protein MTKRTLGGTSRKRRRVSGFRVRMRTHTGRRVIRSRRKRGRSRLSV
- a CDS encoding DUF2808 domain-containing protein; protein product: MKRRCSLTPLRRAGLAALIGCGVIGGAAVPPLSTPPAFAQNTPSLLEFRWDSGTGYRKLYFVQTSQRRRERSEYFFMLRKKDRKTAILKLSITVPSYFNARIRPQNLSLCKMSMGGMLSRSKCKEVLPAVFEVNEKQTAIEVFPDTPIPTGGTYAVVMNVFNPSQGGMFQFNALAQAPGDVPVSGYLGSWLVDID